The following DNA comes from Leptospiraceae bacterium.
TACTGTGAATGAAGAAATTACCTTAGAGATTTCTATTCTCGAGATTTTCAAAGAATTTGAAATCCAAATCTATCAAGACAAACAATTGGTGTATCAAAAAGAATATAAAAATTTTCCTATCATCGAAACTCATACTATCTACTTTACACGATTTAAAAAACTCAAAATGGTAAAAACCAAAATCCATATATCCGAGAAACTCAAAATTGGATATTACGAAATTTTAATTCTCAACAACAAAGAAATCTACACGAAGGGAAGTTTAATCATTACTCCTGATGAATGCTACTATGATAATAAAATCTATACTGGAGTTTGGATTCAATTGTATGCATTAAGAAGCCAATCCAATTTAGGAATTGGAGATTTTGGAGATTTGAAAAAACTTGCATTAATAATAAAAAAATACAACTTTAATCTGATCGGTTTGTCACCCTTGCATTACTTTTCCATCTCTTCTGAAAATGTAAGTCCATATTATCCCGCCAGTCGATTAGCAATTCATCCTATTTATATTGATATATTTCAATTGGAAGAATTTCATACATCTCAAAATGCACTAAAAAAATGGAAAGAATTTCTTCCCAAAATCGAGAGCGAAAAAAAGCAAAAAATCATCAACTATGAATTAATATACAACATCAAAAAAGAAATCTTGTGGGAAGCCTACAAAGAATTTCAAAAAAATCCTAAATTCGAACAAAGAAGAGAAGAATTCGAAGAATATAAAAACGAAAATCAATTATTGTTTTATCATGCTTTGTTTGAGTTGGTTAAAGAAATTTATAAAAATATCCAATTACCAAATCACATCTTCAAACAAAATTCTGAAATTCAAAATCAATTTTTAAGAGAATACCGAGAAAAATTAGATTTTTATCAATATTTGTTTTACTTAGCAGAAAAGCAGTTTCTGAAAATAAAAGAAGAAATCCAACAAGAAGGAGTCTATCTTTATTTAGATTTAGCCGTAGGATGTGCTCCAGAACAAGTTGAATATTTCTACTGGGAAGAAATATATCCGTTTGTATTTTCGAGGAATGCAAGGGCTGGCGCACCTCCTGATCCTTTTTCTTCGAAAGGTCAGGATTGGGGCTTGGCGGTCTTCAACCCATGCACATTAAAAAAGATTGGCTATGAACCTTTCATCAAGCTTTTACAAAGAAATCTGTTCCAAAACACACTTCTTAGGATTGATCACATTATGTGGTTTTACCGTTTGTTCTGGATTGTGAAAGAAGGAAGTCAACAAACCTCTACTTATGTTCGTTATCCTGATCAGGATTTATTCAAAATCCTGTCTTTGGAAAGCCAATTGCATCAATCCCTCATAATTGGTGAGGATTTGGGAACTGTTCCTCAAGAAGTAAAAGACATCATGGCTCAAAAGAAAATTCTCAGCTGGAAGGTATTTTACTTTGAAAAAACCCAAGAAGCCTATCTTGATCCTCAAAAATACCCACTACAAAGCGTTGCTACCATCAATACTCATGACCTTCCCACTTTAGCAGGATTTTGGATGGGTAAGGACATCGAAGAGCTCCATCGAATGAAGAAAATCACCCAAGAAGAACTTCTAAATCTCTTAGAAAAAAGAAATCAAGAGAAACTAAAGATGATTGAACTACTCAAACAAAAGGGGTATTTCAAAGACGACACACCTCTAACTGAAGATAGCATCTACGATCCCAAGATTGCATATTACTTCCATAAACTTTTGGCTGAAGCTCCATCGAAAATCTTACTGGTTTCTATTTATGATCTTTTAGGAGAAAGTGATCAGCCCAACTTCCCGGGCACTACAAATGAGTATCCTAACTGGAGAATGAGAAACTCAATCCCAATTGAAGAAATAGAAAAAAGTCCTTATTTCTTAGCAATCATTGATTCTTTAAAAATGAGATTACGCTTCTCGAAATGATTTGGTAGCCAACTGAACTGGGATGACCATCAAACTCAAAGTAAGGAAATTCCCGTGATTTTGCGAATTCATCTCGCAAATCTATGATCTTTACACCTTGATTTTGTAAAAAAGCCACTACATTTTTCGTGATAGGAGATTCTACATCTGCAGTTCGGGTTTGGACATTCATACCCGGGTAGATGATTACAAAAAACTCTTTGATTCGAGACTGAGTAGAAATCCAAGCAACAAACGAAGAGATATTTTGAAACGTGATGTGAGCAAAATCTAAAATCTCTGGGTTTACATTGACCTCTGGGATGACGTTAAACGTAGTTTTTCGTTTCATCAAAAGAAACGTATAAATTGAACTTCTTTTGCTTAATTCATAATGAAGGAAATACAACTTTTTTTTGAAAACTTGAGACTGTCTATGTTGAAACCAAACATCATCATCAAAATCCGAAGAATTATAAATCCAAAACAACGAATGAACAATGGTTTGTTGGTGATCTTTTAATGCCTTTTCCAAACGAGCCAAAATCCCTAAAGTTCCAAGAGAATCTACCCCCAAATTTCTTACAGGTATTTTTTGATTTTGATCTAAAAGATAAGGTGTTGTTTCTTCATCATTGACCAGATATCCATAAGAAATGGAGTCTCCTATGAACCAGATTTCTTCGGGATATTCCTCTTTGGTTTTTGTTCGTGGAGTGATTCTTTCCCCAAAGGTATTTGTTGTGATTTTCCATGAAGCTTGATCTTTTCTTATAAAAACAAACTCTTGGTTCGGACACAAAAAAAGAAAATCCTCATAAAAACAATGGAGCTTTCGGTAATTTTTTTCCTGTATAACTTCTTTTGTGCTAAGAAAAACCTCAAGAATCAAAACTAATAAAAGAAAAAAACTTATAATAGCTATGAGCCATTTTGTGAAGTTACTCATTGGAAATGGACTTTTCGAAAAATTCTTTACTAAATAAAAATTCTTTTCTTCGAGGAATGGGCTTACAAATCCCTCGGTAAACACTTTTTTGGTATTTTTCAAAATCGATTTTTTCTACAATTTGAATAGTGTAGTAGTGGTTTTTCTTTAATTCGCACAAAGCAGCACCCTTGAAGAAATTTTTTCGATCCATAAACTCAATCAGATACTTTCCTTCTAAGAGAAACAAAAAATCGGAATACTGATCTTCTTGTTGGAGTTTTAGAAGATAACCCTCGAACTCCACGACGGCTATCTCTTCGGGTGGTCGATATTCACGGAAATTTCGATATACCTTAGGGGTTAAGCATGACAAGAGAAATATTATCAAAAAAAACAAAAAAAACTTAATCATATTTTCTTTTTAAATAAAGAACATAACGTAAATGTGGTTGAGGATTTTGTAAAGTGATTTTTAAAAGGTCCTTTTGTAGGATTTCGATTTGTAGGATCTCTTTTTCTTTTTCTTCACTCGTTAGTTCTAATGTGTATTTGGTTTCACTGATGGGAATATAGGTGAATGTTCCTTTTTGCGTATTTTTTTGGGGTTGTGAGTTTTTTGTGACGGTGTAAGTAAATTCCCATTGATTTTGTTGTTCTTGTTTTCGGAGTTTTAAACTTGCATCAGAGTATTCTTCTCGGATTTGTTGAAGCAGGTTTTTGTATAAGTCTTCGTGGAGTTCTTTATCCAAAGAGTGAGACTCCATGAGCTCTTGAATGGTTTGTTCGTAGTCGATCTGCCACTCACCATAAAATTCTACGATATTTTGTTTTTTTTGAGGTAATGTTTGACAACTGCCTATTAACAAGATCCAACCGTATATCCATAGTTTATTCATTCCTTCAACCTGAAAAAAGGGAAAAATCAATCAATCTTTTTTTTATCTGGTCGATTTTATGAGCATGAGGTGGGATACCATTCATCTGATGGAGAAAGCTCTCAAAACAAATGTCATAAGGCTTCAAGTAACAGCCAATAATATTGCTAACGTGGATGTTCCTGGATTTAAGCGATCTGAGGTTGCTTTCGAGGTTCCTTTAAAGCGAGCAATCGAAAAACAAAAACAGATTGAACAAGAACCTCCCCTGCGAACCATTCATCCCGAACACATCGCAAAAAGGACTCCCCCTGATTGGCGAAAGATTGAACCAAGAGTTTATATTGACTATTTGTCTACGATGAGGAACGATGGAAACAATGTGGATATCGAAGATGAAGTCATGAAACTCACACGAACACAGCTCCATTATAGCCTTATTGCTGATAGGATTTCGGGAAAATTCAACGAATGGAATCAATTCATACGTTTAGCATAAAATAAAACCTAAGGAGAAGACTCATGGGAATGTTTACAACCATGAATATTGCTGCAACGGGATTGAGTGCACAAAGACTTCGACTTGACGTGATTGCCAACAATATCGCTAATATCAACACCACAAGAAATGCTCAGGGTGATGGTCCTTATCGGCGAAAAGAAGTCGTAATGACTCCCATCAACCTTCGGAGCAATTGGAGATCTCCTATTTTTCCACAAGGACTTGACACTGGCCTCGGAAGAGGGGTAAGGGTTTTGAGGATACAAGAAGATACCCGCCCTTTTCGGCTCGTTTACGATCCTGATCACCCTGATGCCATTAAATTTGGTCCCAAGAAAGGCTATGTAGAATATCCCAATGTAAATATCGTTGAAGAAATCACCGATATGATTTCCGCATCCCGTTCCTACGAAGCAAACGCTCAAGTCGTTCAAACCGCCAAACAAATGTTCCAAAAAGCCTTAGAAATAGGACGAACTACCGCCTAATTTTTCCCCACCCTTAAAAAAAAATTTTTCTTTACTTCTTTTTTACTTTTTTTCTACTTTCTGAAACAATTTAGTGTTTAAAAGCCTTATTATATAAATGGGATAATCATGCTAAAAATTTATACAGCAAACAAAATAGAAGTTTTATTTGAACAATTTTTAAAGGATTTGAAAAAGACACAAGAAAAGAAAGACGATGTAGCAATTTATGAACCTTACGTAGTTTTGGTTCCGAATAGAAATGTTGAATATTGGCTACGTCAAAAAATAGCCGAAGAAACCAATATCTGCATGAACTTTTCTTTTTTTCCGTTCGAGGAAGGGGTATGGCAAATCCTTCAAGCAAATGATCTGCTCCCCAATAAGGACCTCCAAAGAATCGAACCTGATTTTTTATCTCTTTTGATTTATCAAATCATTGAAGAAAATCCAGACAAATTGGAATACTTTAAAACCTTTGCAGAGCATCACAAGGATTATCCAGGAAATATCTATGATTTGAGTTATTACCTTGCTGATATTTTTTATCGCTATCATTACCACAACCCTGATCTGATAAAATACTTCAAAGAAAATAACAACGAAACTCCAAACATTCCAGAAAGCAAAAAATCCTACTTCAAAGAACAAAAATGGATTTATCAACAAATCCGAGAGAAAATCAAAAACGAAAATCGCCTGTTTCTTTTTGATGTGATTGAGGAATTAGAAAACCGGGTCAGCTCTCAAGAATCGAAAGAGAAAAAAAGCATTTTTGCCTTTGGGATTCAAAACACGAATTATTTTTACGCCAGATCGATGGGAGTTCTCAAAAAATATTTTGATATTTATCACTATCAAGTCATCTTGTATAAACCCCAAACAACAGAAGCTTCAGAAAAAACTCATCAAGTATTATTTAGTGATATACCACAAAGGATTTCATACTATACCATTCAACTCTTGAAACACTATGCAGAAGAAGAAGAGTTTTTAAAAGAATCTGAAGAATCGTCTCAATCACCTCAAAAGAAAACCCTTTTGAACAAAATCCAAGAAGAATTTATAGAACAAGGAATTGAAAACACCTTAAAAAACACCACTTTCAATGATTTCGAAGAAAAAGACCCAAGCATTCAAATTATTGGAGCACCCGACAAAAAAATCGAAATCAAAGCCGTAATCGAAGACATCCAAAAACAAGTATTAGAAAAAAACAAAGATTTTAAGTTAAATGACGTTGCTATTTTATCTCCTGTTTTAGAAGAGTATTATCCAATCCTAAAGGGGTTATTAGAGTATCTTGATATTCCATACAATATACAAGATCCAAAACTAATGGAGATAAGTTATTTTGCTAAGGGAGTTTTGGCAATCTTGGACATCATTGATAGTTATTCGCAAAATAAAACTTATTTATCTCGAGAACAAGTAGTTAAGCTTTTGGAAAACCCAATATTTCAGAAAAATCATCATTTTACGTATGAAGATATTTTGGTTTTCTACTCTTGGATTAATAATTTAGGGATTTACTTTGAAGATTCCAATGAACCTTATCACAGTTGGAGTCTTGCTTTAAAACGTCTTCGAATAGGAAAGTTTACTAATCATGAATTATCAATCCAAAATAACAGTTCGTCTAATTTATCAGAGTTCCATGTGATTCCTTACTGGGATTCTGAGGCGAAATTAGAAAACCTAGAAAAACTTCATGTCTTGATACAGTTTTTTGAAGATGTTGAAAAACTTGCAAAAAAGATTCACGAAAAAGAAGAAAATTCGTTTTATCAAGAATTCGATGATTTGATTTTAAAGCACTTGAATGTTCATTACTTTGATGATATTTATAGCTTAGAAAAGAAGGCTTATTCGGAATTTAGAAAAAAACTCTATTATTTGAAGGCAACCAAGATTCAGCCAAAATCAAACTTTTTGAAATCATACTTCAAAATAGCTTTTAGTCGAATAAATGGTAAAATCAATGAATACCTTTTTCAAGGAATAACCATTTCGTCTTTGTTGCCTTCTCGTCCTATACCATTTAAAAGAATCTATATTTTGGGTCTGAATCAAGAAAACTTTCCCGGTAAAGATTTTCGTGCTTCTTTTGATCTTATAGAAGAACTCTTGGATGAAGAAAACTACTTCAATTCTATTTTGAAAGAAAATATTTTAAGCAAATCAAAACAAAATCTTGTATTGTTTTATGAAACCCTTCAGTCTTCGAGAGAAGCTCTGATTTTGTCTTATGTAAACTATAACCTACAAGAAAAAAAAGAGAGATTTCCTTCTTATATCATTGCGGATTTTAAAGAATTCTTGAATAAAATTAAACCATCTCCATATATCAAAATTATAAGTCATGGAATCAAACTAAAAGAAAATAATATCATCAATCACAGATTTGAATTCTTCACAAGCATTCTCGCAAGGGAAAGAAATAGCTTAGATAAGCTAAGTAAGAGTCCCATTTGGAATGAACTCAAAAAGATAAAATACTTAGCAGAAATAGATGAAAACTCAAAAAAAATCGAAGAAATCTATAAAAGTAAAAAATTCGCTGATTTTAAACCAATCACCTTTCAAGAACAAAACCAAAAGAATATCATCAATATTAACAAGTTATTTGAATTTCTTAAAATCCCAATGAAGTATCACCTCGAGAAATATGAACTACTTCGTAAGCAAGAGGACGAAGAAATTGACGAAAATGCCATATATGAATTTGAACTAAATAAAAAAATCAAAATAGACATAATAAAAAAAGTTATAATGGAATTTATCTTAACAAATAGCGATTTAGATTCAATCATCGATTTTATTTTTTCTGACTTCCATAAAAAAGGGTTTCTACCTGTTTCGTTTGATCAAGTAGCGATGAATTCTGTAAAAGAGGATATAAAAAACCTAATATCTTCTAATGAAAATCAAAGCAGGAAGTCCAAAAGTCAAGCAAGCAGCACTTCGGAAAATGTTTTAGCTTTTCTAAAGAATACAAACAATAAGTATTACGTAAATAAAATCTATGTCAATCCTCATGTTTCTGAAATCTCTGAATTGAAATTATCTCCAGATAGTATGGTTTTAGAATTCCCCACTTTGGAAATAAAAATAAATAACACAAAGTATCTTTTTGAAGGTTCTATGAACACTGATATTATTGTGATTACTGACCCAAATTATGTAGTGAAAGAAATTTATATGTTCAAGTTTCTCACAAGCACTTATAAAGATTCAATCTTTTTCGACTCTGAAAGGTTTTTTCTAAACTTTTTGAATTTGATAACAAATACAAAGAACATAACCTTTGATTGCAAACTTATAGAAGTTAATATTTCTAAGAATAAGAAGATACAACACAACAACTGTTTCCAACAAATTATTGAAAAGCAGTTTTCAGAATCTCAATTAGAAAGTTTCATCCAAGATAAACGGCAGTTGTTCGAAATCTATGAGTATAATGACGAAGAGAATAATGATTATTTCACTCCATTAGAATTAAATCTAAAGGTTTTTGAAGATCTATGGGAACTTGAAAAATTTCCTTTGTTGAAATTATTTTTTGAAGAAGTTTACTTATTAAAACTAAACAAAACACAGGAGGCTCAAAATTAAAGTATTAAGTAATCATACATTTCAACTACAAGTTGTTGATGATTTAAAAAATTTGGATTTAAACAATCACCTTTGGATTGAAGCTTCTGCGGGAACAGGTAAGACCTACACTATACTCAGATTGTTTTTACGATATGTTCTGGAAAAGAATGTTGATTTTCGAAAAATCCTTTTAGTTACTTTTACCACTAAAGCAACTCAAGAAATGCAGAATCGTCTTCGCGAACTAATCCAAAAGGGTATTACCAATGAAAACTTTGATTTTATTAATTATCAAAATCTTAAAGTGAACATCAAACAAAAACTTGAAGAAATGCAGAGATATTTTGATCAAATCCATATTTCTACTATTCATAGTTTTTGTCGAAGTGTTTTGCGGGAATATCCTTTTGAGTTGAATCTTCCCTCATTTTCTGAAATTCAAGGAAATTCTAATGAAGTAGATGAATCAATCATCAATAAAATTCTATTGGAATTTCTGTTGGATTTTGACAATAAAATTGCTAATCTTGGATTGGATAAAAGCATTTTTGAAAAGCTGCCAATATCAAAGCTCAATTCTTATCTAAAGAAATTCATTACCTTTCAACATAACCTCGTAAATTATAAATTGAACTTTGTTAATTTTGATGAAACTATAGACTCAGAAGATGTGATCCAAAATAAATTCAACCTATTGAAAAATGAAGACACCCAAAATATTGTGAAATTACTTCGCTATTTTTATGAGCAACTACAAGAATATAAACGATTTCATGGTGTTTTTTCTTTTGATGATTTGATTATAAATGTTTATGAGGCGTTAAAAGAAAATCAGAAATTCACAGAGTCTTTACAAAATACTTATCAAATCGGTATTATCGATGAATTTCAAGATACTAATCCAAGGCAATGGGAAATATTTAAAACGATATTTCTCGAAAAAAAAGGAAATCTCTTAGTGGTTGTAGGAGATCCCAAACAAGCGATTTATGGATTTCGGGGTGGAGACATCTACACTTACTTGAAGGCAAAAGAAGTATTTAGAAATAACAATGCCAAATACTATCAGTTAAACAAAAACTTTCGTTCTACAGAAGAATTTATCGAAAGCACTAATAAATTATTCGGTGCAATCAAAAAAAAACCAGACCCTAAAGCAAAAGTAGATCAAAAACAACAAACAGAAGAAATAATAGAACAAATTTTTCATTCCCATGAAACCCAAAAAGGAGAAAAAAACGAAAATCACCAAAAAAAGCGAAATTGTAAAGAAAATCCTCTAAACTTTGTAGGGGAAAATA
Coding sequences within:
- a CDS encoding exodeoxyribonuclease V subunit gamma gives rise to the protein MLKIYTANKIEVLFEQFLKDLKKTQEKKDDVAIYEPYVVLVPNRNVEYWLRQKIAEETNICMNFSFFPFEEGVWQILQANDLLPNKDLQRIEPDFLSLLIYQIIEENPDKLEYFKTFAEHHKDYPGNIYDLSYYLADIFYRYHYHNPDLIKYFKENNNETPNIPESKKSYFKEQKWIYQQIREKIKNENRLFLFDVIEELENRVSSQESKEKKSIFAFGIQNTNYFYARSMGVLKKYFDIYHYQVILYKPQTTEASEKTHQVLFSDIPQRISYYTIQLLKHYAEEEEFLKESEESSQSPQKKTLLNKIQEEFIEQGIENTLKNTTFNDFEEKDPSIQIIGAPDKKIEIKAVIEDIQKQVLEKNKDFKLNDVAILSPVLEEYYPILKGLLEYLDIPYNIQDPKLMEISYFAKGVLAILDIIDSYSQNKTYLSREQVVKLLENPIFQKNHHFTYEDILVFYSWINNLGIYFEDSNEPYHSWSLALKRLRIGKFTNHELSIQNNSSSNLSEFHVIPYWDSEAKLENLEKLHVLIQFFEDVEKLAKKIHEKEENSFYQEFDDLILKHLNVHYFDDIYSLEKKAYSEFRKKLYYLKATKIQPKSNFLKSYFKIAFSRINGKINEYLFQGITISSLLPSRPIPFKRIYILGLNQENFPGKDFRASFDLIEELLDEENYFNSILKENILSKSKQNLVLFYETLQSSREALILSYVNYNLQEKKERFPSYIIADFKEFLNKIKPSPYIKIISHGIKLKENNIINHRFEFFTSILARERNSLDKLSKSPIWNELKKIKYLAEIDENSKKIEEIYKSKKFADFKPITFQEQNQKNIININKLFEFLKIPMKYHLEKYELLRKQEDEEIDENAIYEFELNKKIKIDIIKKVIMEFILTNSDLDSIIDFIFSDFHKKGFLPVSFDQVAMNSVKEDIKNLISSNENQSRKSKSQASSTSENVLAFLKNTNNKYYVNKIYVNPHVSEISELKLSPDSMVLEFPTLEIKINNTKYLFEGSMNTDIIVITDPNYVVKEIYMFKFLTSTYKDSIFFDSERFFLNFLNLITNTKNITFDCKLIEVNISKNKKIQHNNCFQQIIEKQFSESQLESFIQDKRQLFEIYEYNDEENNDYFTPLELNLKVFEDLWELEKFPLLKLFFEEVYLLKLNKTQEAQN
- the flgC gene encoding flagellar basal body rod protein FlgC, with the protein product MGMFTTMNIAATGLSAQRLRLDVIANNIANINTTRNAQGDGPYRRKEVVMTPINLRSNWRSPIFPQGLDTGLGRGVRVLRIQEDTRPFRLVYDPDHPDAIKFGPKKGYVEYPNVNIVEEITDMISASRSYEANAQVVQTAKQMFQKALEIGRTTA
- the flgB gene encoding flagellar basal body rod protein FlgB encodes the protein MRWDTIHLMEKALKTNVIRLQVTANNIANVDVPGFKRSEVAFEVPLKRAIEKQKQIEQEPPLRTIHPEHIAKRTPPDWRKIEPRVYIDYLSTMRNDGNNVDIEDEVMKLTRTQLHYSLIADRISGKFNEWNQFIRLA